Proteins encoded together in one Kutzneria kofuensis window:
- a CDS encoding proline dehydrogenase family protein yields MLRTALLAAARSPLARQVVERTPLARPVVRRFVAGSSLREAVDVTASLIADGRKVTLDHLGEDTTDAAQAAATVDAYERLLAELGSSGLAHGAEVSVKLSAVGQSLPKDGEKIALDNARLICEAAAAVGTTVTLDMEDHTTTDSTLGILGDLRVDFPSTGAVLQAYLRRTEQDCRDLSGAGSRVRLCKGAYKEPESVAYQDKSEVDRSYVRCLRILMNGAGYPMVASHDPRLVAIAADVASAAGRTVDTYEHQMLYGVRPDAQREIAAAGKTLRVYVPYGDQWYGYFMRRLAERPANVAFFLRSLATKS; encoded by the coding sequence ATGCTGCGCACCGCTTTGCTGGCCGCCGCCCGCTCGCCGCTGGCCCGGCAGGTCGTCGAGCGCACCCCACTGGCCCGGCCGGTGGTGCGCAGGTTCGTGGCCGGCTCCTCGCTGCGTGAGGCCGTCGACGTGACCGCGTCGCTGATCGCCGACGGCCGCAAGGTCACCCTCGACCACCTCGGCGAGGACACCACGGACGCCGCGCAGGCCGCCGCCACCGTGGACGCGTACGAGCGGCTGCTCGCGGAGCTGGGTTCCTCCGGCCTGGCCCACGGCGCCGAGGTTTCCGTGAAGCTGTCGGCCGTCGGGCAGTCGCTCCCGAAGGACGGCGAGAAGATCGCCCTGGACAACGCCCGGCTGATCTGCGAGGCGGCCGCGGCCGTCGGCACGACGGTGACGCTGGACATGGAGGACCACACCACCACGGACTCCACCCTGGGCATCCTCGGCGACCTCCGGGTCGACTTCCCGTCCACCGGCGCCGTGCTGCAGGCGTACCTGCGGCGCACCGAGCAGGACTGCCGGGACCTGTCCGGCGCCGGGTCGCGGGTGCGGCTGTGCAAGGGCGCGTACAAGGAGCCGGAAAGCGTTGCGTACCAGGACAAGTCGGAGGTCGACCGGTCGTACGTGCGCTGCCTGAGGATCCTCATGAACGGCGCCGGCTACCCCATGGTCGCCTCGCACGACCCGCGCCTGGTCGCCATCGCCGCCGACGTCGCCTCGGCCGCCGGCCGCACCGTCGACACCTACGAGCACCAGATGCTCTACGGCGTGCGCCCGGACGCCCAGCGTGAGATCGCCGCCGCCGGCAAGACCCTGCGGGTCTACGTCCCCTACGGCGACCAGTGGTACGGCTACTTCATGCGCCGCCTGGCCGAGCGCCCCGCCAACGTGGCCTTCTTCCTCCGCTCCCTGGCCACCAAGAGCTGA
- a CDS encoding Lrp/AsnC family transcriptional regulator, whose product MELDNLDWGLLGELQADARTSFNELARRLGVSSPTVAQRVRRLEEAGVITGYRATVDVAAVGLGVQALVSMRCYGPRCITLQPERVADFAEILSIVRLTGDVCSIVHIAATDVRQLTAVLERLWGYGETSSAMILSWPVPSRPVTRAALGS is encoded by the coding sequence ATGGAGCTGGACAACCTCGACTGGGGCTTGCTGGGCGAGCTCCAGGCCGACGCCCGGACCTCGTTCAACGAGCTCGCCCGCCGCCTCGGCGTCTCCTCCCCGACCGTCGCCCAGCGGGTGCGCCGCCTGGAGGAGGCCGGCGTGATCACCGGCTACCGCGCCACCGTCGACGTCGCCGCCGTCGGCCTCGGCGTGCAGGCCCTGGTGTCCATGCGCTGCTACGGGCCGCGGTGCATCACCCTGCAGCCCGAGCGGGTCGCCGACTTCGCCGAGATCCTGTCCATCGTCCGGCTGACCGGCGACGTCTGTTCGATCGTGCACATCGCCGCCACCGACGTGCGGCAGCTCACCGCCGTGCTGGAGCGGCTGTGGGGCTACGGCGAGACCTCCAGCGCCATGATCCTGTCCTGGCCCGTGCCGTCACGGCCGGTGACGCGGGCGGCGCTGGGTTCTTAG
- a CDS encoding ArsR/SmtB family transcription factor: protein MALRLHFTADDLARTRIISHPHPTWELVNSLHIVQAGHTVSRHALWRESSLARLTRHPDARRHLDLLTALVPPRGSFPDFLTPHQDCDDFATSLDIVLSTPTSRLAVEVAPSYLMRQPPAVTRDLATGGLDALHALGDAMSWYHNLVLAPHWPGIDRAVRGDRTVRAEDVAAGGIEGLLSNLAECIRWTPPVLHARYPVDHDIELAGRGLTLIPSYFCHGTPVAFIDPGLPPVLVYPVSEVQTPAADLAALASLIGDTRARVLYALRVPRSTTNLAEHIHASLAAASKHATVLRQAGLISSTRRGNTVRHFVTALGEQLLDTCHEQTASGLLLASASGRRRWA from the coding sequence ATGGCGCTGCGGCTGCATTTCACCGCGGATGACCTGGCCCGTACCCGCATCATCAGCCACCCGCATCCGACCTGGGAACTGGTGAACAGCCTGCACATCGTCCAGGCCGGTCACACCGTGTCCCGGCACGCGTTGTGGCGGGAGTCGTCGCTGGCACGGTTGACCCGCCACCCCGACGCTCGCCGCCACCTGGACCTGCTGACCGCGCTGGTGCCGCCACGGGGAAGCTTCCCGGACTTCCTCACGCCACACCAGGACTGCGACGACTTCGCCACCTCGTTGGACATCGTGCTCAGCACGCCGACCAGCCGCCTGGCCGTCGAGGTGGCACCGTCCTACCTCATGCGGCAGCCACCAGCCGTGACCCGCGACCTCGCCACCGGCGGTCTTGACGCGCTGCACGCGCTGGGCGACGCGATGTCCTGGTATCACAACCTGGTCTTGGCACCGCACTGGCCCGGCATCGACCGGGCGGTCCGCGGCGACCGAACCGTGCGCGCCGAGGACGTCGCCGCCGGTGGTATCGAAGGACTGCTCAGCAACCTGGCGGAATGCATCCGATGGACACCCCCTGTCCTGCATGCCCGATACCCGGTCGACCACGACATCGAGTTGGCCGGCCGGGGCCTGACGCTCATCCCCTCCTACTTCTGCCACGGCACACCCGTCGCGTTCATCGATCCCGGACTCCCACCCGTTCTGGTCTATCCGGTCAGCGAGGTCCAGACCCCAGCCGCCGACCTCGCCGCACTGGCCAGTCTCATCGGCGACACTCGCGCACGCGTCCTGTACGCCTTGCGCGTGCCACGCTCGACGACCAACCTCGCGGAACACATCCACGCCTCGCTCGCCGCCGCCAGCAAGCACGCCACCGTCCTGCGCCAAGCCGGCTTGATCAGCAGCACCCGACGCGGCAACACCGTGCGCCACTTCGTGACCGCTCTCGGGGAACAGTTGTTGGACACCTGCCACGAGCAGACCGCCAGTGGCCTCCTGCTCGCCTCAGCCTCCGGCCGTCGCAGGTGGGCCTGA
- the pruA gene encoding L-glutamate gamma-semialdehyde dehydrogenase codes for MDAVTQVPTPVNEPVLQYAPGSPERTELEAKLAELAKDQVELPLTIGGERRMGGGERVDVVQPHNHRAVLGTFAGATQADTRDAIAAAKAAAPAWRAMPFDERAAILLRAADLLSGPWRSTLNAATMLGQSKTAIQAEIDSACELADFWRFNVAFARELQAKQPDSSKGVWNRTDHRPLEGFVYAITPFNFTAIAGNLPTAPALLGNVVLWKPSPTQTFAAHLTMRLLEQAGMPPGVINLLTGDGIAVSEVALADPDLAGIHFTGSTRTFQHLWSTVGANIANYRSYPRLVGETGGKDFVVAHPSADLDVLRTALVRGAFEYQGQKCSAASRAYIPRSVWARLRDDLVAETESLSMGDVTDLSNFMGAVIDRRSYDKLAGVLDRARGDSKLEVIAGGAADDSDGYFVRPTVLVGEDPSHDVFTTEFFGPILAVHVYEDNDFDSVLSTVDSASPYALTGSIIADDRAAVVKASEALRFTAGNFYVNDKPTGAVVGQQPFGGGRASGTNDKAGSVHNLLRWVSPRSIKETFVAPTVVRHPHQG; via the coding sequence GTGGATGCCGTGACGCAGGTCCCGACCCCCGTGAACGAGCCGGTGCTGCAGTACGCGCCGGGCAGCCCGGAGCGGACCGAACTCGAGGCGAAGCTGGCCGAGCTGGCCAAGGACCAGGTCGAGCTGCCGCTGACCATCGGCGGCGAGCGCCGGATGGGCGGCGGCGAGCGCGTCGACGTCGTGCAGCCGCACAACCACCGCGCCGTGCTGGGCACCTTCGCCGGCGCCACCCAGGCCGACACCCGCGACGCCATCGCCGCCGCCAAGGCCGCCGCGCCGGCCTGGCGCGCGATGCCGTTCGACGAGCGTGCCGCCATCCTGCTGCGCGCCGCCGACCTGCTGTCCGGCCCGTGGCGCTCCACCCTGAACGCGGCGACCATGCTCGGCCAGTCCAAGACCGCCATCCAGGCCGAGATCGACTCCGCCTGCGAGCTGGCCGACTTCTGGCGCTTCAACGTGGCGTTCGCCCGTGAGCTGCAGGCCAAGCAGCCGGATAGCTCCAAGGGCGTGTGGAACCGCACCGACCACCGCCCGCTGGAGGGCTTCGTCTACGCGATCACGCCGTTCAACTTCACGGCCATCGCCGGCAACCTGCCGACCGCGCCCGCGCTGCTGGGCAACGTGGTGCTGTGGAAGCCGTCGCCCACGCAGACGTTCGCCGCGCACCTGACGATGCGGCTGCTGGAGCAGGCCGGCATGCCGCCGGGCGTGATCAACCTGCTGACCGGTGACGGAATCGCCGTGTCCGAGGTGGCGCTGGCCGACCCGGACCTGGCCGGCATCCACTTCACCGGCTCCACCAGGACGTTCCAGCACCTGTGGTCGACGGTCGGCGCGAACATCGCCAACTACCGCAGCTACCCGCGGCTGGTCGGCGAGACCGGCGGCAAGGACTTCGTGGTCGCGCACCCCTCGGCCGACCTGGACGTGCTGCGCACCGCCCTCGTCCGCGGCGCCTTCGAGTACCAGGGCCAGAAGTGCTCCGCCGCCTCGCGGGCCTACATCCCGCGGTCGGTGTGGGCGCGGCTGCGTGACGACCTCGTCGCCGAGACCGAGTCGCTGAGCATGGGCGACGTCACCGACCTGAGCAACTTCATGGGCGCGGTGATCGACCGCCGCTCGTACGACAAGCTGGCCGGCGTGCTGGACCGGGCCCGTGGCGACAGCAAGCTGGAGGTCATCGCCGGCGGCGCCGCCGACGACTCGGACGGCTACTTCGTGCGGCCGACCGTGCTGGTGGGTGAGGACCCCTCGCACGACGTGTTCACCACCGAGTTCTTCGGCCCGATCCTGGCCGTGCACGTCTACGAGGACAACGACTTCGACTCGGTCCTGTCCACTGTGGACTCCGCGTCGCCGTACGCGCTGACCGGCTCGATCATCGCCGACGACCGGGCCGCCGTGGTCAAGGCGTCCGAGGCGCTGCGCTTCACCGCCGGCAACTTCTACGTCAACGACAAGCCCACCGGCGCGGTCGTCGGCCAGCAGCCGTTCGGCGGCGGGCGGGCGTCCGGCACCAACGACAAGGCCGGCTCCGTGCACAACCTGCTGCGCTGGGTCAGCCCGCGGTCGATCAAGGAGACCTTCGTGGCCCCGACCGTCGTCCGCCACCCGCACCAGGGCTGA
- a CDS encoding tryptophan 2,3-dioxygenase, which yields MTEPKLEFAEPSPYDQYVHASVLTSLQQPWSDDPAEMAFLITTQVMELWFTLLVHEWRTARDALRQDRLGDALAALRRSHPQLKALNASWQPIASLTPGQFNSYRSALGEGSGFQSAMYRQLEFVLGDKSASLLQPHKAVPAVHKELEKALHEPSLYDEVLNFLHRRGFAIPQEVLDRDVSQRYQENAAVEAVWAEIYQDPRHDDLVTLGEALTDVAELVGRWRTDHLLATRRAMGAKPGTGGSAGVAWLEKRANKVVFPELWTARSHV from the coding sequence ATGACCGAGCCGAAGCTGGAGTTCGCCGAGCCGAGCCCGTACGACCAGTACGTGCACGCCTCGGTGCTGACGTCCCTACAGCAGCCCTGGTCGGACGACCCGGCCGAGATGGCGTTCCTGATCACCACCCAGGTGATGGAACTGTGGTTCACACTGCTCGTGCACGAATGGCGCACCGCCCGCGACGCGCTGCGCCAGGACCGCCTCGGCGACGCGCTGGCGGCGCTGCGCCGCAGCCACCCGCAGCTGAAGGCGCTCAACGCCTCGTGGCAGCCGATCGCCTCGCTGACCCCGGGCCAGTTCAACTCCTACCGCTCGGCCCTGGGCGAGGGCTCGGGCTTCCAGTCGGCGATGTACCGCCAGCTGGAGTTCGTGCTCGGCGACAAGAGCGCGAGCCTGCTCCAGCCGCACAAGGCCGTCCCGGCCGTGCACAAGGAGCTGGAGAAGGCGCTGCACGAGCCGAGCCTGTACGACGAGGTGCTGAACTTCCTGCACCGCCGGGGCTTCGCCATCCCCCAGGAGGTGCTGGACCGGGACGTCTCGCAGCGCTACCAGGAGAACGCGGCCGTCGAGGCGGTGTGGGCGGAGATCTACCAGGATCCACGCCATGATGATCTGGTGACACTGGGAGAGGCACTGACGGACGTGGCGGAGCTGGTCGGCCGCTGGCGCACCGACCACCTGCTGGCCACCCGCCGCGCGATGGGCGCCAAGCCGGGCACCGGCGGCTCCGCGGGCGTGGCCTGGCTGGAGAAGCGCGCGAACAAGGTCGTGTTCCCCGAGCTCTGGACGGCCCGCAGCCATGTCTGA
- a CDS encoding DUF742 domain-containing protein — translation MSTEDWGEDPAESTFADVLNGFTLSGGSGRSRRGRPERDGRHVEQQPAAPEPPPDQQAAEQEESSAAIVRAYAWTGGRTRSEVPLQIETLVSTSEHGSTTSEPLQAEYRAIADLCAQTRSVAEIAALLSIPLGVSKVLVGDMASLGLVFVHAADSTGDGVPNLGLMERVLSGLRRL, via the coding sequence ATGAGCACCGAGGACTGGGGCGAAGACCCCGCGGAGAGCACGTTCGCGGACGTGCTCAACGGTTTCACGCTCAGCGGTGGCAGCGGCCGGAGCCGCCGCGGCCGGCCTGAGCGTGACGGCCGGCACGTCGAGCAGCAGCCGGCGGCGCCCGAGCCGCCGCCCGACCAGCAGGCCGCCGAGCAGGAAGAGTCGTCGGCCGCGATCGTGCGCGCCTACGCCTGGACCGGCGGCCGAACACGGTCCGAGGTGCCGCTGCAGATCGAGACCCTGGTCTCGACGAGCGAGCACGGCAGCACCACGAGCGAGCCGCTGCAGGCCGAGTACCGGGCCATCGCCGACCTGTGCGCGCAGACCCGGTCGGTGGCCGAGATCGCCGCGCTGCTGTCCATCCCGCTCGGCGTGTCCAAGGTGCTCGTCGGCGACATGGCCAGCCTGGGGCTGGTTTTCGTGCACGCCGCCGACAGCACCGGCGACGGCGTGCCCAACCTGGGGCTGATGGAGCGGGTGCTCAGCGGGCTGCGGCGGCTGTAG
- a CDS encoding siderophore-interacting protein, with protein sequence MPATRILVRRTERITPHMVRVTFDGENLAVDNGFTDRYVKLLFPIDGGYPDNLDALPRDQMPPRRTYTIRSATATELTIDFVHHGDTGLAGPWAANAKPGDELYFLGPGGAYAPDPAADWHLLVGDESALPAIGAALEQLPADAKVIAVVGSAEPQRLPHDVTWVDPADVVDTVRKLTFPAGRVHAFVHGEAGLVKQLRDHLTADRGVTREQLSISGYWRRGLHEDAFQAEKRATAAAAR encoded by the coding sequence ATGCCAGCGACCCGCATTCTGGTCCGCCGCACCGAGCGGATCACGCCGCACATGGTCCGAGTGACCTTCGACGGCGAGAACCTCGCCGTCGACAACGGTTTCACCGACCGCTACGTCAAGTTGCTGTTCCCGATCGACGGCGGCTACCCCGACAACCTCGACGCCCTCCCCCGGGATCAGATGCCGCCCCGCCGCACGTACACCATCCGATCCGCCACGGCCACCGAGCTCACGATCGACTTCGTCCACCACGGCGACACCGGCCTCGCGGGGCCGTGGGCGGCCAACGCCAAGCCGGGCGACGAGCTGTACTTCCTCGGCCCGGGCGGCGCGTACGCCCCGGACCCGGCCGCGGACTGGCACCTGCTGGTCGGCGACGAGAGCGCGCTGCCGGCGATCGGCGCCGCGCTGGAACAGCTCCCGGCCGACGCCAAGGTGATCGCGGTGGTCGGCAGCGCGGAGCCGCAGCGGCTGCCGCACGACGTCACCTGGGTCGACCCGGCGGACGTCGTCGACACGGTGCGCAAGCTGACCTTCCCGGCCGGCCGCGTGCACGCCTTCGTGCACGGCGAGGCGGGCCTGGTCAAGCAGCTGCGCGACCACCTGACGGCCGACCGCGGCGTCACCCGCGAACAGCTGTCGATCTCCGGCTACTGGCGCCGCGGCCTGCACGAGGACGCGTTCCAGGCGGAGAAGCGCGCTACAGCCGCCGCAGCCCGCTGA
- a CDS encoding PucR family transcriptional regulator — MSVISGSSIQQLLLALGEPFVEVLTAPDGLDAEVRDVVILDPDDAPDSRAGDLVLVIGARGKAAAAHVRAAGKCGATAVAVKDAAPLRQTAADAGVALLDVRTEVRWEQLESLARNVVSTARGTADADAGEVLGDLFSLAQTIAALTGGSVSIEDTANRVLAYSRSSDEVDELRRLSILGRQGPEPYLKMLREWGVYQRLRSGEDVVHIDERPELGIKRRIAVGIHAGAQPLGTVWVQEGSHPLAEHADRALLGAARITALYLVQHRNTTSAGLRLRENLLAGVLDGRITGASVAGQIGADPSKPAAVVAFLLRSTDRTRSEVELHRAEMVSIISVHAASYRRSALVTPIGGRVYVLLPEVTDAATVTAMTRDAVAATRRHLGVSVQAGIGSVVAGLEDVPVSRQEADRVLDAIAGRPEVDVAALADVRTQVLLSETLTLLAEHPRIRDPRLDPLAGTDIGRSLLAYLDAFGDVRTAAAGLHVHPNTLRYRVRRACELSGLDLSDPDQRLVAQLQLRLTRP, encoded by the coding sequence GTGAGCGTCATCAGCGGTTCGAGCATCCAGCAGCTGCTGCTCGCGCTCGGCGAGCCGTTCGTCGAGGTGCTGACCGCGCCCGACGGCCTGGACGCCGAGGTGCGTGACGTGGTCATTCTCGACCCGGACGACGCCCCCGACTCCCGTGCCGGCGATCTTGTGCTGGTGATCGGCGCCCGCGGCAAGGCCGCCGCCGCGCACGTGCGGGCCGCCGGCAAGTGCGGGGCGACCGCCGTCGCCGTCAAGGACGCCGCGCCGCTGCGGCAGACCGCCGCCGACGCCGGCGTCGCGCTGCTGGACGTCCGCACCGAGGTGCGCTGGGAACAGCTGGAGTCGTTGGCGCGCAACGTGGTCAGCACCGCGCGGGGCACCGCCGACGCCGATGCCGGCGAGGTGCTCGGCGATCTGTTCTCGTTGGCGCAGACCATCGCCGCGCTGACCGGCGGCAGCGTCAGCATCGAGGACACCGCCAACCGGGTGCTGGCGTATTCGCGGTCCTCCGACGAGGTCGACGAGCTGCGCCGGCTGTCCATCCTCGGCCGGCAGGGGCCGGAGCCGTACCTGAAGATGCTCCGGGAATGGGGCGTCTACCAGCGGCTGCGATCCGGCGAGGACGTCGTGCACATCGACGAGCGCCCCGAGCTGGGCATCAAGCGCCGCATCGCCGTCGGCATCCACGCCGGGGCGCAGCCGCTCGGGACCGTGTGGGTGCAGGAGGGCAGCCATCCGCTGGCCGAGCACGCCGACCGGGCGCTGCTCGGCGCCGCCCGGATCACCGCGCTGTACCTCGTGCAGCACCGCAACACCACCAGCGCCGGCCTGCGGCTGCGGGAGAACCTCCTGGCCGGGGTGCTCGACGGGCGGATCACCGGCGCCTCCGTGGCCGGCCAGATCGGCGCCGACCCCTCGAAGCCCGCCGCTGTCGTGGCTTTCCTGTTGCGCAGCACCGATCGCACCCGTAGCGAGGTCGAACTCCACCGGGCGGAGATGGTCAGCATCATCTCCGTGCACGCCGCCTCGTATCGACGCTCCGCGCTCGTCACCCCCATCGGCGGCCGGGTGTACGTGCTGCTGCCCGAGGTCACCGACGCCGCCACCGTCACCGCCATGACCCGTGACGCCGTCGCCGCCACCCGGCGGCACCTGGGCGTCTCCGTGCAGGCCGGCATCGGCTCCGTCGTCGCCGGGCTGGAGGATGTGCCCGTCTCACGACAGGAGGCCGACCGGGTCCTCGACGCCATCGCCGGCCGTCCCGAGGTCGACGTCGCCGCCCTTGCCGACGTGCGGACCCAGGTCCTGCTCAGCGAGACCCTGACCCTGCTCGCCGAGCATCCCCGTATCCGCGACCCCCGGCTCGATCCCTTGGCCGGCACCGACATCGGCCGTTCCCTGCTCGCCTACCTCGACGCCTTCGGCGACGTCCGCACCGCCGCCGCCGGCCTGCACGTGCACCCCAACACCCTGCGCTACCGCGTGCGGCGGGCCTGCGAGCTCAGCGGCCTCGACCTCTCCGACCCCGACCAGCGCCTCGTCGCCCAACTCCAACTCAGGCTGACCAGGCCGTGA
- a CDS encoding phosphoribosyltransferase — protein MNDQREVLTWELFGSASRELAETVAADGFEPDLLLSIARGGLFVAGALGYALDVKNLHVMNVEFYTGVDQRLDLPVMLPPVPNAVDLHGAKVLVCDDVADTGATLKLVRDFCLDKVADVRCAVVYEKPHSTVKCEYVWRHTDRWINFPWSTLPPVVQRRGQVLEA, from the coding sequence ATGAACGATCAGCGTGAGGTGCTGACCTGGGAGTTGTTCGGCTCCGCGAGCCGCGAGCTGGCCGAGACCGTCGCCGCCGACGGCTTCGAGCCCGACCTGCTGCTGTCCATCGCCCGTGGGGGCCTCTTCGTCGCCGGCGCCCTCGGCTACGCGCTGGACGTCAAGAACCTGCACGTCATGAACGTCGAGTTCTACACCGGCGTCGACCAGCGCCTCGACCTGCCCGTCATGCTTCCCCCGGTGCCCAACGCCGTCGACCTCCACGGCGCCAAGGTCCTCGTCTGCGACGACGTCGCCGACACCGGAGCGACGCTGAAACTCGTCCGCGACTTCTGCCTCGACAAGGTCGCCGACGTCCGCTGCGCCGTCGTCTACGAGAAGCCGCACTCCACCGTCAAGTGCGAGTACGTGTGGCGGCACACCGACCGCTGGATCAACTTCCCCTGGTCCACCCTGCCCCCGGTCGTCCAGCGCCGCGGCCAGGTCCTCGAGGCCTGA
- a CDS encoding roadblock/LC7 domain-containing protein: protein MTAPQSRQVNQFGWLVNNFAEHVPGVAHAVVVSVDGVLLTSSARLPAERAEQVAAIAAGAVSLTQGASRCFDGGPVRRTVVEMQGGIMLLMTIMDGSCLAVLAAPNCDVGQVAYEMTVLVDQVGPLLTPELRAELKVAKQAMDSQPV from the coding sequence ATGACCGCACCCCAGTCGCGGCAGGTGAACCAGTTCGGCTGGTTGGTCAACAACTTCGCCGAGCATGTGCCGGGCGTCGCGCACGCGGTCGTCGTCTCCGTGGACGGGGTGCTGCTCACCTCGTCCGCGCGGCTGCCCGCGGAGCGGGCCGAACAGGTCGCGGCGATCGCGGCCGGCGCGGTCAGCCTGACCCAGGGCGCGTCCCGCTGTTTCGACGGGGGACCGGTGCGTCGCACCGTCGTCGAGATGCAGGGTGGCATCATGCTGCTGATGACGATCATGGATGGTTCGTGTCTGGCGGTGCTGGCCGCGCCGAACTGCGACGTCGGCCAGGTGGCCTACGAGATGACCGTCCTCGTCGACCAGGTCGGTCCGCTGCTCACACCGGAGCTGCGCGCCGAGCTGAAGGTCGCCAAGCAGGCCATGGACAGCCAGCCCGTCTGA
- a CDS encoding ArnT family glycosyltransferase has product MRNVGWRSVLIVAAVAAVVHLAVAWRYGWHRDEFYFVTAGRHPAFGYIDQPPLTPLLAALAGNLVVLRILAIAAQVGCIVLTAMLAAELGGDRKAQTLAAAVIAACPIFVGASLLFGTTVLDQAVWIGVFLTTARALRIGAVRAWLWPGVIAGLGLENKDTVAVLLVGIGVGLLLYRRDVLRTWGPWLAAGVALLIALPNIVWQAAHGWPQFEMAAVLSDRTGGTLGSLAQLAVLAFLQAGPPLVAVWVLGARELTKHRWLLVVVILTPVVFTLAGGKSYYPAPVLAVLFAAGAVRIGKLSKGWLTAVAVTAVMALFLTLPVLPPSVQTTLRAVDPEPMETYGWPEFVDQVRQVEQTMPPGTPIFTSNYGEAGALTILGGLPDVYSGQNSYGDWGPPPGTSQTVLVVGAFKAEQLRQGWQRVQAIAPITLPDGIKNDEVVWRTTIFRCDGPRGSWAQMWPKLRHLS; this is encoded by the coding sequence ATGCGGAACGTGGGGTGGCGTTCGGTTCTGATCGTCGCGGCGGTGGCGGCGGTGGTGCATCTGGCGGTGGCGTGGCGCTACGGCTGGCACCGCGACGAGTTCTACTTCGTGACGGCGGGCCGGCATCCGGCGTTCGGCTACATCGACCAGCCGCCGCTGACGCCGTTGCTGGCGGCGCTGGCCGGCAACCTGGTGGTGCTGCGGATCCTGGCGATCGCGGCACAGGTGGGCTGCATCGTGCTGACGGCGATGCTGGCCGCTGAGCTGGGCGGCGATCGGAAGGCGCAGACGCTGGCGGCGGCGGTGATCGCGGCGTGCCCGATCTTCGTGGGGGCGTCGCTGTTGTTCGGCACGACGGTGCTGGACCAGGCGGTGTGGATCGGGGTCTTCCTGACGACGGCGCGGGCACTGCGGATCGGCGCGGTCAGGGCGTGGCTGTGGCCGGGGGTGATCGCGGGCCTTGGCCTGGAGAACAAGGACACGGTGGCGGTGCTGCTGGTCGGCATCGGCGTCGGCCTGCTCCTGTACCGGCGGGACGTGCTCCGGACGTGGGGGCCGTGGCTGGCGGCGGGCGTGGCGCTGCTGATCGCGCTGCCGAACATCGTGTGGCAGGCGGCGCACGGCTGGCCGCAGTTCGAGATGGCGGCGGTGTTGTCGGACCGCACCGGCGGCACGCTGGGCTCACTGGCCCAGTTGGCCGTGCTGGCCTTCCTGCAAGCCGGGCCGCCGCTGGTGGCCGTCTGGGTGCTCGGCGCCCGTGAGCTGACCAAGCACCGCTGGCTGCTGGTGGTCGTGATCCTGACGCCGGTGGTGTTCACGCTGGCCGGAGGCAAGTCCTATTACCCGGCCCCGGTGCTGGCCGTGCTGTTCGCGGCCGGCGCGGTGCGGATCGGCAAGCTGTCCAAGGGATGGCTCACCGCCGTGGCCGTGACCGCCGTGATGGCCCTGTTCCTGACCTTGCCGGTGCTGCCGCCGTCGGTCCAGACGACTCTGCGGGCCGTCGACCCGGAGCCGATGGAGACCTATGGCTGGCCGGAGTTCGTCGACCAGGTCAGGCAGGTCGAGCAGACCATGCCGCCGGGCACGCCCATCTTCACCAGCAACTACGGCGAGGCCGGCGCCCTCACCATCCTCGGCGGCCTGCCCGACGTCTACAGTGGACAGAACTCGTACGGCGACTGGGGCCCGCCGCCCGGCACCTCGCAAACCGTGTTGGTGGTAGGGGCGTTCAAGGCCGAGCAGCTGCGGCAGGGCTGGCAGCGGGTGCAGGCGATCGCGCCGATCACCTTGCCGGACGGCATCAAGAACGACGAGGTCGTCTGGCGCACCACCATCTTCCGCTGCGACGGTCCGCGTGGCAGCTGGGCGCAGATGTGGCCGAAGCTACGGCACCTGAGCTAA